The Caulifigura coniformis genome includes a region encoding these proteins:
- a CDS encoding CDP-alcohol phosphatidyltransferase family protein, translating to MPAPKLIAVLPTLLTLGNAVCGFGAITFAAKLGPAGPAQLANDSVPVICAILVFGAMLFDMLDGSAARLTRQTSELGAQLDSLCDAISFGVAPAFLMLQFVTRHLSGGWSFPARLLWTIAVLYVLCAVLRLARFNVETDEDDSHDGFSGLPSPAAAGTVVAFPFAMGELVRWSNSGNDTARALAEWLIPAVRTVLPLVTLAVAVLMVSRIRYAHFFNQMLRGPRSRRHVIQLVFAAAVIFWMHELAFPLIFCWFAFTPPVVAGWRELTRRYWPRRAEQT from the coding sequence ATGCCAGCCCCCAAGCTGATCGCTGTTCTCCCCACGCTCCTCACCCTCGGCAATGCCGTCTGCGGATTCGGAGCGATTACGTTCGCGGCGAAACTCGGGCCCGCGGGCCCCGCCCAACTGGCGAACGACTCCGTGCCGGTGATCTGCGCGATCCTGGTGTTCGGCGCGATGCTGTTCGACATGCTGGATGGCAGCGCGGCGCGGCTCACCCGCCAGACGAGCGAACTCGGCGCGCAGCTCGACAGCCTGTGCGACGCGATCAGCTTCGGCGTGGCGCCGGCGTTCCTCATGCTGCAGTTCGTCACGCGCCATCTCTCGGGCGGGTGGTCGTTTCCCGCACGACTCCTCTGGACCATCGCCGTCCTCTACGTGCTCTGCGCCGTGCTGCGGCTGGCGCGATTCAATGTCGAAACTGATGAGGACGATTCGCACGACGGCTTCAGCGGGCTTCCCTCCCCGGCGGCCGCGGGAACCGTGGTTGCATTTCCATTCGCGATGGGCGAACTCGTCCGGTGGTCGAACAGCGGAAATGACACCGCGCGGGCGCTGGCCGAATGGCTGATCCCAGCCGTCCGAACGGTGCTCCCCCTCGTCACGCTGGCGGTTGCTGTGCTGATGGTCTCCCGCATCCGCTATGCTCACTTCTTCAACCAGATGCTGCGCGGCCCCAGAAGCCGCCGGCATGTGATCCAGCTGGTGTTCGCGGCGGCCGTCATCTTCTGGATGCACGAGCTCGCGTTCCCGCTGATCTTCTGCTGGTTCGCATTCACACCGCCGGTCGTGGCCGGCTGGCGCGAGCTGACCCGTCGCTACTGGCCCAGGCGAGCGGAGCAGACCTGA
- a CDS encoding riboflavin synthase codes for MFTGLVEGLGTVRGSLPAGSGQRLVIEPPAELLAGGLPQLGDSIAVNGCCLTIVDLGGGQWSFDVGEESLNRTNLGELTPGDVVNLERALAVGQRLGGHFVQGHIDGRGTVASIEPDGEWITMRFRLPAALGRYLVEKGSIAIDGVSLTVVEALPEEFSVMLIPHTLAATTLGRRKVGDTVNLEVDLLAKYVERLLAGRTA; via the coding sequence ATGTTCACCGGACTCGTCGAAGGGCTGGGAACGGTCCGCGGTTCCCTGCCCGCCGGCTCTGGCCAGCGGCTTGTGATCGAGCCACCGGCCGAACTGCTGGCCGGCGGGCTGCCCCAACTGGGCGACAGCATCGCCGTCAACGGCTGCTGCCTGACGATCGTCGATCTCGGTGGGGGACAGTGGTCGTTCGACGTCGGCGAAGAATCACTGAATCGGACGAACCTGGGCGAATTGACGCCGGGCGACGTCGTCAATCTGGAGCGGGCCCTCGCGGTTGGTCAGCGGCTCGGCGGGCATTTCGTCCAGGGGCACATCGATGGTCGCGGGACCGTGGCGTCGATCGAGCCGGATGGCGAATGGATCACGATGCGGTTCCGGCTGCCGGCGGCGCTGGGGCGCTACCTTGTCGAGAAGGGCTCCATCGCGATCGATGGCGTGAGCCTGACAGTCGTCGAGGCTCTTCCAGAGGAGTTCAGCGTCATGCTGATTCCCCACACGCTGGCAGCCACCACGCTCGGGCGGCGGAAGGTTGGGGACACGGTCAACCTGGAGGTCGACCTCCTCGCCAAGTATGTCGAGCGGCTGCTCGCCGGCCGAACTGCCTGA
- a CDS encoding carbon storage regulator, with the protein MLVLGRKVEEAILLDGGRIRISILEVHGGRVKLGIEAPREVNVQREGAGFHERVPACSTFDRG; encoded by the coding sequence ATGCTGGTGCTTGGTCGGAAAGTCGAAGAGGCGATTCTGCTCGACGGGGGTCGAATCCGGATCTCGATCCTGGAAGTGCATGGCGGGCGGGTGAAGCTCGGAATTGAAGCCCCCCGCGAGGTCAATGTGCAGCGCGAAGGAGCCGGCTTTCACGAGCGTGTCCCCGCCTGCTCCACCTTCGACCGCGGCTAA
- the leuB gene encoding 3-isopropylmalate dehydrogenase, whose translation MNASIVLLPGDGIGPEVTAEAEKVLRHVAARWHHQFHFETHLMGGCAIDAEGDPLPAASLAACKNANAILLGAVGGPKWDDPKAKTRPEAGLLRLRKELNLFANLRPVKPHDCMLDASPLKREIVAGTDILFFRELTGGLYFGESGLRGLSDGSEIAFNTMSYSTGEIERVVRLAAQAAMKRRKKLTMVDKANVLEVSRLWRRVSERIVKAEFPELAYEVVLVDAMAMHLISRPSAFDVIVTENLFGDILTDEGAMLPGSLGLLPSASIGSDGPGLYEPIHGSAPDIAGKGIANPLATILAAAMLLRHSLNLETEAAAIEAAVDKVLQSGARTRDIAARGATAITTGEMGQKVLEALAI comes from the coding sequence ATGAACGCTTCAATTGTCCTTCTCCCCGGCGATGGAATCGGCCCGGAAGTCACTGCGGAAGCCGAGAAGGTGCTCAGGCACGTCGCCGCCCGCTGGCATCACCAGTTCCACTTCGAAACTCACCTCATGGGCGGGTGCGCGATCGACGCCGAAGGCGATCCCCTCCCGGCCGCATCGCTGGCCGCCTGCAAGAACGCCAACGCCATCCTGCTCGGCGCCGTCGGCGGGCCGAAGTGGGACGACCCGAAGGCCAAGACCCGCCCCGAGGCCGGACTGCTGCGGCTGCGCAAGGAACTCAACCTCTTTGCCAACCTCCGCCCCGTGAAACCGCACGACTGCATGCTCGATGCGTCGCCGCTGAAGCGCGAGATCGTCGCCGGAACCGACATCCTGTTCTTCCGGGAACTGACCGGCGGCCTGTACTTCGGCGAATCGGGACTCCGCGGACTCTCGGACGGAAGCGAAATCGCCTTCAACACGATGTCCTACTCGACCGGCGAAATCGAACGCGTCGTCCGCCTCGCCGCCCAGGCCGCGATGAAGCGCCGGAAGAAACTGACGATGGTCGACAAAGCCAACGTCCTCGAGGTCTCGCGACTGTGGCGGCGCGTCAGCGAACGCATCGTCAAAGCCGAGTTCCCCGAATTGGCCTATGAGGTGGTCCTCGTCGACGCGATGGCAATGCACCTCATCTCCCGTCCGTCGGCATTCGACGTGATCGTCACGGAGAACCTGTTCGGCGACATCCTGACCGACGAAGGGGCCATGCTTCCTGGTTCGCTCGGTCTGCTCCCGTCGGCGTCCATCGGCAGCGATGGCCCGGGCCTGTACGAACCGATCCACGGCTCGGCGCCCGACATCGCCGGTAAGGGAATCGCGAATCCGCTGGCGACGATCCTCGCCGCCGCGATGCTGCTCCGGCACTCGCTGAACCTCGAAACCGAAGCGGCGGCGATCGAAGCGGCCGTCGACAAGGTGCTCCAGAGCGGCGCCCGCACCCGCGATATCGCGGCCAGGGGAGCGACCGCCATCACGACCGGCGAAATGGGACAGAAGGTCCTGGAAGCGCTGGCCATCTGA
- the miaA gene encoding tRNA (adenosine(37)-N6)-dimethylallyltransferase MiaA → MRVPPDVLRRCWFLAGATACGKTAAAIELARRLNAEVLSLDSMAIYRGMDIGTAKPTSDEQAAVPHHLIDLVDPCVDFSVAEYVTASQRTCEDILSRGKVPLFVGGTGLYLRSLLRGVFEGPSADLAIRARLEQFIQQHSPEALHARLSEVDQASAKRLHPQDVRRVIRALEIFELTGVAASSQLAEGPLPEGERPRRVFWLAPPRAWLHERINRRVDRMFEAGLVDEVRRLVERPGGLGRTSSQALGYKEVVEYLDGRLTRAECIVQVKTRTRQFAKRQETWFRNLIEARPVEITGRESSAELAGRILELGLAE, encoded by the coding sequence ATGCGTGTTCCTCCCGACGTCCTTCGACGGTGCTGGTTTCTGGCCGGGGCGACCGCCTGCGGCAAGACAGCCGCCGCCATCGAACTGGCCAGGCGCCTGAACGCCGAAGTGCTGTCGCTCGATTCGATGGCCATCTACCGCGGCATGGATATCGGTACGGCCAAGCCGACCTCGGACGAGCAGGCCGCCGTTCCGCATCACCTGATCGACCTTGTCGATCCGTGCGTCGACTTCAGCGTGGCTGAGTATGTCACGGCCTCGCAGCGAACCTGTGAGGACATCCTCTCCAGGGGGAAGGTTCCGCTATTCGTCGGCGGAACGGGGCTGTACCTGCGAAGCCTGCTTCGCGGAGTCTTCGAAGGCCCCTCCGCGGACCTCGCGATCCGGGCGCGGCTCGAACAGTTCATTCAGCAGCACTCGCCTGAAGCGCTGCACGCCCGGCTGTCGGAAGTCGATCAGGCCTCGGCGAAGAGGCTGCATCCGCAGGATGTCCGGCGGGTGATTCGGGCGCTCGAGATTTTTGAACTCACGGGTGTGGCCGCTTCCTCGCAGCTGGCGGAGGGGCCGCTGCCGGAGGGGGAGCGCCCGCGGCGGGTGTTCTGGCTGGCCCCGCCACGGGCGTGGTTGCATGAGCGGATCAATCGCCGCGTGGATCGGATGTTCGAAGCGGGCCTCGTCGATGAGGTCCGGCGGCTCGTGGAACGTCCGGGAGGACTGGGCCGGACTTCTTCGCAGGCGCTGGGCTACAAGGAAGTGGTCGAGTACCTCGACGGACGATTAACACGCGCCGAATGCATTGTGCAGGTGAAGACCCGCACGCGGCAGTTCGCCAAGCGCCAGGAAACCTGGTTCCGCAACCTGATTGAAGCGCGGCCCGTGGAGATCACGGGCCGGGAATCGTCAGCGGAACTCGCCGGGAGAATCCTGGAGCTCGGGCTCGCCGAGTAG
- a CDS encoding uracil-DNA glycosylase, whose protein sequence is MTASRSPRAVRLLLQDWQAAGLTHVFREESSGPREVAVDEPAAAGTPVGESPLARNKVEVSAQPVDTVESEVEVKKGRRPQGRAAREKALQLLDTCVKGCTRCHELATTRTQTVFGVGNPEAKVMFIGEAPGADEDAQGEPFVGRAGQLLNKIIAACGWQREDLYICNILRCRPPGNRTPLPQEAANCREYLDGQIEIVDPDYIVCWGTSAAQNLLGETDTIGKMRRNWYQHGRAKVLCTYHPSYLLRNPEAKKPVWEDMQLLMADMGVTPPKA, encoded by the coding sequence ATGACCGCTTCGCGTTCCCCACGGGCCGTCCGATTGCTCCTCCAGGACTGGCAGGCGGCAGGGCTGACACATGTCTTTCGGGAAGAGAGTTCCGGGCCTCGTGAAGTTGCCGTCGACGAGCCGGCTGCGGCCGGAACGCCGGTCGGTGAATCGCCGCTGGCCAGGAATAAAGTCGAGGTCTCGGCCCAACCGGTCGACACCGTTGAGAGTGAGGTGGAAGTGAAGAAGGGACGGCGTCCACAGGGAAGGGCCGCGCGCGAGAAGGCACTTCAGCTGCTCGACACTTGCGTCAAAGGCTGCACACGCTGCCACGAGCTGGCGACGACAAGAACGCAGACGGTCTTCGGCGTCGGCAATCCCGAGGCGAAAGTGATGTTCATCGGCGAGGCACCAGGCGCCGATGAGGATGCGCAGGGCGAGCCGTTCGTCGGACGGGCCGGACAGCTTCTCAACAAGATCATCGCCGCCTGCGGCTGGCAACGCGAAGACCTCTACATCTGCAACATCCTCCGCTGCCGTCCGCCGGGGAACCGCACTCCGCTTCCGCAGGAGGCCGCCAACTGCCGTGAGTATCTCGACGGCCAGATCGAGATTGTCGATCCCGACTACATCGTCTGCTGGGGAACCTCTGCCGCCCAGAACCTGCTTGGCGAGACGGACACCATCGGGAAGATGCGGCGGAACTGGTATCAGCACGGTCGGGCGAAAGTGCTCTGCACCTACCATCCCTCGTATCTGCTGCGAAACCCGGAAGCGAAGAAGCCGGTTTGGGAAGACATGCAGCTGCTGATGGCCGACATGGGAGTGACGCCTCCGAAGGCGTGA
- a CDS encoding M3 family metallopeptidase, whose product MRTLRQPRNGSQRAGRFTMAVAGACFAICVTTGAPRLAADASGKSAALPPDNPFAVVSGLPFQTPPFDKFKNEHFKPAFLAGMKEQLDEMKAIAGQKAEPTFENTIVAIEKSGSLLTRVAAVFDSLTSAHKNSGLQDIETELAPVRTAHADNILLNRPLFQRVEKLWQNKDSLGLTEEQSELLKEHYERFLRAGAKLTDEQQGRIRSINEQLSKLETKFEENLLAITKERAVVVDTAAELDGMTPAEIAAAADAAKERGLEGKYLLQIQNTTRVPILTSLNNRAVRQRVWEASAYRGLGRNGGVDNRAVVLEIAQLRAEKAAALGYANHAAYKLQSQLARTPEKARKLLTDLVPGVMEKVKEEARDLEAMIRESGETHKLAPWDWEYYSEKVGKKRFDVDEAQVKPYFKLDTVLKDGVFFTMNKLYGISFRERTDLPVYQKEVRVFDVLDKDGSQIGLFYADYFKRDTKRGGAWMTNFVEQSKLLNQKPVVVNCLNIPLPAEGEPPLISFDNVTTLFHEMGHGVHGLFSDVTYPTVAGANTPRDFVEFPSTFEEDWAIQPEILANYAKHYQTGEPIQKELLDKVIRSKKHNKGFETLEYLSAALLDLEWHSLTSDQIPDDVEAFEAEVLKKAGVDHPAVPPRYKSAYFAHIWGGGYSAGYYAYLASEVLAADAFAHMMEHGGCTAQNGESFRREILSRGSSRDPMKSYKAFRGKEPTVDALLIRRGLK is encoded by the coding sequence ATGAGAACTTTGCGCCAGCCACGGAACGGTTCGCAGCGGGCAGGGCGGTTTACGATGGCCGTCGCCGGGGCTTGTTTCGCCATCTGCGTGACGACAGGGGCGCCGCGTCTCGCAGCCGATGCGTCGGGGAAATCCGCGGCGCTGCCGCCCGACAATCCGTTTGCAGTCGTCAGCGGCCTCCCATTTCAGACTCCCCCCTTCGACAAGTTCAAGAACGAGCACTTCAAGCCGGCGTTCCTGGCAGGGATGAAGGAACAACTCGACGAAATGAAGGCCATCGCCGGCCAGAAGGCCGAGCCGACGTTCGAGAACACGATCGTCGCCATCGAGAAATCAGGATCGCTGCTGACGCGCGTCGCCGCGGTCTTCGACAGTCTCACCTCGGCCCACAAGAACAGCGGCCTGCAGGACATCGAAACCGAACTCGCCCCCGTCCGGACGGCCCATGCGGACAACATCCTGCTCAACCGGCCGCTGTTCCAGCGCGTCGAGAAGCTGTGGCAGAACAAGGACTCGTTGGGGCTGACTGAAGAACAGTCGGAACTTCTGAAAGAGCACTACGAGCGTTTCCTGCGGGCCGGGGCGAAGCTGACGGACGAACAGCAGGGACGGATCCGCTCCATCAATGAACAGCTGTCAAAGCTCGAAACGAAGTTCGAGGAAAACCTGCTGGCGATCACTAAGGAACGGGCCGTCGTCGTCGACACGGCCGCCGAACTTGATGGCATGACGCCCGCGGAGATCGCCGCCGCGGCCGATGCGGCCAAAGAACGCGGCCTGGAAGGCAAATACCTCCTGCAGATCCAGAACACGACGCGTGTTCCCATCCTCACGTCGCTGAACAACCGGGCCGTGCGGCAACGCGTCTGGGAGGCATCGGCCTACCGCGGACTCGGTCGCAACGGCGGGGTCGACAACAGGGCCGTGGTCCTCGAGATCGCACAACTCCGCGCCGAGAAGGCGGCCGCGCTGGGATACGCGAATCACGCCGCGTACAAGCTGCAGAGCCAACTTGCGCGAACGCCCGAAAAGGCTCGCAAGCTGCTGACCGACCTCGTCCCCGGAGTGATGGAGAAGGTGAAGGAAGAAGCCCGTGACCTGGAGGCGATGATCAGGGAGTCGGGCGAGACGCACAAACTTGCGCCGTGGGACTGGGAGTACTACTCCGAGAAGGTCGGCAAGAAGCGGTTCGATGTCGATGAAGCCCAGGTCAAACCGTACTTCAAGCTCGACACCGTCCTGAAGGACGGCGTGTTCTTCACGATGAACAAGCTCTACGGAATCTCGTTCCGCGAGCGGACCGACCTCCCCGTCTACCAGAAGGAAGTGCGGGTCTTCGATGTCCTCGACAAGGATGGATCGCAGATCGGCCTGTTCTACGCCGACTATTTCAAACGCGACACCAAGCGCGGCGGCGCCTGGATGACCAACTTCGTGGAACAGTCGAAACTGCTGAACCAGAAGCCCGTGGTTGTGAACTGCCTGAACATTCCGCTGCCGGCCGAAGGGGAACCGCCGCTCATCAGCTTTGACAACGTGACGACCCTGTTCCACGAAATGGGGCATGGAGTCCACGGCCTGTTTTCAGACGTGACCTATCCGACGGTCGCCGGGGCGAACACGCCGCGTGACTTTGTCGAGTTCCCGTCGACGTTCGAGGAGGACTGGGCCATCCAGCCGGAGATCCTGGCCAACTACGCGAAGCACTATCAGACCGGCGAACCGATCCAGAAGGAGCTTCTCGACAAGGTCATCAGGTCGAAGAAGCACAACAAGGGATTCGAGACTCTCGAATACCTGTCGGCCGCGCTGCTCGACCTGGAGTGGCATTCGCTGACGAGCGACCAGATCCCGGACGACGTGGAAGCGTTCGAGGCAGAAGTGCTGAAGAAGGCCGGCGTTGATCATCCTGCCGTCCCGCCGCGCTACAAGTCCGCCTATTTCGCCCATATCTGGGGAGGCGGTTACTCGGCCGGGTACTACGCCTACCTCGCCAGCGAAGTCCTCGCGGCCGACGCCTTCGCCCACATGATGGAGCATGGTGGCTGCACGGCGCAGAACGGCGAATCGTTCCGCAGGGAGATCCTGAGCCGGGGCTCGAGCCGCGATCCCATGAAGTCGTACAAGGCGTTCCGGGGGAAGGAACCGACGGTCGATGCGCTCCTGATCCGGAGGGGCCTGAAGTAA
- a CDS encoding carboxypeptidase-like regulatory domain-containing protein gives MNRMVVMIAAVCLVGCGRPEVELASVTGTVTLDGKPLSNAFVQFVPSRGGRAAGGATDETGRYELDYSAEDKGALVGTAKVLISTGDPEAGRKETVPPRYNRKTDLTAEVGQGANVLNFDLRSQ, from the coding sequence ATGAACCGGATGGTGGTGATGATTGCTGCGGTGTGTCTGGTCGGCTGCGGGCGGCCTGAAGTCGAACTCGCGTCGGTGACCGGCACGGTCACCCTGGATGGGAAACCACTGAGCAATGCATTTGTTCAGTTCGTTCCGAGTCGAGGCGGTCGTGCGGCCGGTGGGGCGACGGATGAGACGGGCCGTTATGAGCTCGACTATTCAGCCGAGGACAAAGGGGCTCTCGTCGGGACGGCCAAAGTGCTGATCTCGACAGGCGACCCCGAGGCCGGACGCAAGGAGACGGTTCCCCCCAGATACAACCGCAAGACGGACCTCACGGCCGAAGTCGGGCAGGGTGCAAACGTCCTCAACTTTGACCTTCGGTCGCAATAA
- a CDS encoding DUF1559 family PulG-like putative transporter has product MTGPPYIEQSAAYNTLDIGRKNFTAVVTDPSLLPIVQAPMAAFRCASDVGPPRNNFYLVHALYETATSNYLASNGSWAFRAPLGDPGAVSSTNNGMFRQNVATRFRDLTDGTSNTIALGERAWKARSVDYSAGLVWGMYGSVVLRTTYTPPEAGGYVSIMTTAFGDMNPPRNVYGNSTDYYRRGLSSNHSGGAHVVLADGAVRFLSENMDQNGWSGGTGLVDSTLDRLFGMNDGQVLGEF; this is encoded by the coding sequence ATAACTGGGCCTCCCTATATCGAGCAGTCTGCCGCGTATAACACGCTTGATATCGGTCGGAAGAACTTCACGGCCGTTGTGACTGATCCCTCGCTGCTCCCGATCGTCCAGGCGCCGATGGCCGCGTTCCGCTGTGCATCGGATGTCGGCCCGCCGCGGAACAACTTCTATCTTGTTCATGCGCTGTACGAGACGGCGACCTCGAACTATCTGGCATCGAATGGCAGCTGGGCGTTCCGGGCGCCGCTCGGTGACCCCGGTGCTGTCAGCTCCACCAACAACGGAATGTTTCGTCAGAACGTCGCGACACGTTTCCGTGACCTGACGGACGGAACCAGCAACACGATCGCTCTTGGAGAACGCGCCTGGAAGGCGAGATCAGTGGACTATTCGGCAGGGTTGGTGTGGGGGATGTACGGATCCGTTGTCCTCCGGACGACGTATACTCCACCGGAGGCCGGGGGCTATGTGAGTATCATGACGACGGCCTTCGGAGACATGAATCCGCCTCGCAATGTCTACGGCAACTCCACCGACTACTACCGCCGCGGGTTGTCGAGCAACCACAGCGGCGGGGCGCATGTCGTGCTCGCCGATGGGGCCGTCCGCTTTCTGAGCGAGAATATGGACCAGAATGGATGGTCCGGCGGCACGGGGCTCGTCGACTCGACCCTCGATCGTCTGTTCGGCATGAACGATGGTCAGGTGCTTGGCGAGTTCTGA
- a CDS encoding amidohydrolase family protein, whose protein sequence is MSLFTSRRGFLATSLAGTAASLLNVRPSSAVVAGEEAAKAAEPIIDIHQHTNYAGRSDEQLVAHQRKMGITQTILLPSGTPVMRPSTNDGKYNGLGGVQAGGNETVLVVARHHPGEFFFGANEVTDLPGAVEEITRYIDLGAKIIGEQKFTVPLDSEESQKLYALAGDAGVPILLHLQHGTYNLGFEKLPKMLEKFPKTIFIGHAQTWWANIDKNHTDQKVLYPKGKVTPGGLTDRYLADYPNMYADMSAGSGLSALTRDEDHTPGFLERHQNKILYGSDCNDVFGEGPKCQGAQTIAVIRKFSPSREIERKILYGNAKALFKLV, encoded by the coding sequence ATGAGCCTGTTCACATCCCGCCGAGGATTTCTGGCGACGTCACTGGCCGGCACGGCCGCCTCATTGCTGAACGTGCGGCCGAGTTCGGCCGTGGTTGCGGGCGAAGAGGCCGCGAAGGCAGCCGAACCGATTATCGATATCCACCAGCATACGAATTACGCCGGCCGCTCCGATGAGCAGCTCGTCGCCCACCAGCGGAAAATGGGGATCACGCAGACGATCCTGCTGCCGTCCGGTACTCCGGTCATGCGGCCGTCCACGAATGACGGCAAATACAACGGCCTGGGGGGCGTCCAGGCGGGTGGCAACGAAACGGTGCTCGTCGTAGCGCGGCATCATCCGGGCGAGTTCTTCTTCGGCGCGAATGAGGTGACCGATCTCCCGGGGGCCGTGGAAGAAATCACCCGGTACATCGATCTGGGCGCGAAGATCATCGGCGAGCAGAAGTTCACCGTGCCTCTCGATTCGGAGGAGTCGCAGAAGCTCTATGCCCTGGCCGGCGATGCGGGGGTTCCGATCCTGCTGCACCTCCAGCATGGCACGTACAACCTGGGCTTCGAAAAGCTCCCGAAGATGCTCGAGAAGTTTCCGAAAACGATCTTCATCGGCCACGCTCAAACGTGGTGGGCCAACATCGACAAGAACCACACTGATCAGAAGGTGCTCTATCCCAAGGGCAAGGTCACGCCCGGCGGCCTGACCGACCGTTACCTGGCCGACTATCCGAACATGTACGCCGACATGTCAGCCGGTTCCGGCCTGAGCGCCCTCACCCGTGACGAGGACCACACGCCCGGATTCCTGGAACGCCACCAGAACAAGATTCTGTACGGCAGCGACTGCAACGACGTTTTTGGCGAAGGCCCGAAATGCCAGGGCGCCCAGACGATCGCTGTCATCCGCAAGTTTTCGCCGTCCAGGGAGATTGAGCGCAAGATCCTCTACGGGAATGCAAAAGCCCTCTTCAAGCTCGTTTGA
- a CDS encoding class I SAM-dependent methyltransferase, whose amino-acid sequence MTESSEWNDRYRDGNLPWDTGRPSSELQRVLSRHAIGPCRALDLGCGTGTNSVWLAQQGFDVTGIDVAALAIERATERARAAGVNAKFVAADILKLPDPDRPFSFFFDRGCYHAVRRGAPAAYVPVIARQLAPGASGLILAGNANETHSPGPPVVTDLQLHDELGVAFNILDLREFRFDEAPGVPAKFLGWSCLVKKL is encoded by the coding sequence ATGACGGAATCTTCCGAATGGAACGATCGCTACCGCGACGGCAATCTCCCCTGGGACACCGGCCGGCCCTCGTCTGAGCTGCAGCGTGTTTTGAGTCGTCACGCCATTGGGCCGTGTCGCGCATTGGACCTCGGTTGCGGAACGGGAACCAATTCCGTCTGGCTGGCTCAGCAGGGCTTCGACGTGACGGGAATTGACGTGGCTGCTCTGGCCATCGAGCGGGCAACGGAACGAGCTCGCGCCGCAGGAGTGAACGCGAAGTTCGTCGCCGCCGACATCCTCAAATTGCCTGACCCCGATCGGCCGTTTTCCTTCTTCTTCGATCGTGGCTGTTACCACGCCGTTCGCCGGGGCGCGCCGGCGGCGTATGTGCCGGTCATCGCGCGGCAGTTGGCGCCCGGCGCCAGTGGGTTGATCCTCGCCGGCAATGCGAATGAGACGCACAGTCCCGGGCCGCCGGTCGTCACGGACCTGCAGCTCCACGACGAGCTCGGCGTGGCATTCAACATCCTGGACCTGCGCGAGTTCCGCTTCGACGAAGCCCCGGGCGTCCCGGCGAAGTTCCTGGGCTGGTCTTGCCTCGTGAAAAAACTCTGA
- a CDS encoding RNA polymerase sigma factor, with protein MALTEIDSQLLKQCLTQGPRAWQDFVDRFIGLFVHVIQHTAHSRSIRLTGDDVDDLCGEIFYAILANDFAVLRNFRGQSSLATYLSVVARRVTVRELIKRRKAEAMGHVNAHQAALEPNDAEGEEIEELAHLMHQLPPRDAEALRKYHLEGKTYRDIGRELGVEENSVGPMLSRAREQLRRLRWVASA; from the coding sequence GTGGCGCTCACTGAGATCGACTCCCAACTGCTGAAGCAATGCCTCACGCAAGGGCCGCGTGCATGGCAGGATTTCGTCGATCGCTTTATCGGGCTGTTCGTGCATGTCATCCAGCACACGGCCCATTCTCGAAGCATCCGGCTGACCGGCGATGACGTGGATGACCTGTGTGGTGAGATCTTTTACGCCATTCTGGCCAACGACTTCGCAGTTCTGCGGAACTTTCGCGGCCAAAGTTCTTTGGCCACATACCTTTCCGTCGTCGCCCGCCGTGTAACGGTGCGGGAACTGATCAAGCGCAGGAAGGCGGAGGCAATGGGGCATGTCAACGCCCATCAAGCCGCCCTGGAGCCCAACGACGCAGAGGGAGAGGAAATCGAAGAGCTGGCCCACCTGATGCACCAGCTCCCCCCGCGTGACGCGGAGGCGCTGCGGAAATACCACCTCGAAGGAAAGACGTACCGCGACATCGGACGCGAACTGGGAGTCGAGGAGAACTCAGTCGGCCCGATGCTGAGCCGCGCCCGGGAACAACTGCGTCGATTGCGCTGGGTGGCATCCGCGTGA